One Malaclemys terrapin pileata isolate rMalTer1 chromosome 9, rMalTer1.hap1, whole genome shotgun sequence DNA window includes the following coding sequences:
- the PRRG3 gene encoding transmembrane gamma-carboxyglutamic acid protein 3, whose product MAMFLGAKNAHSILKRFPRANSFLEEFRQGTIERECIEEICSYEEVKEVFENKEKTMEFWKGYTNSIYSVKDPGQGTERSDAMYVVVPLLGVALLIVIALFIIWRCQLQKATRHRPSYAQNRYLASRAGRSLPRVMVYRETSHSQGEGQSQREPGTRVPADGRAGGTLYPPEHSFSILSRLSSATPPPSYEEVTGHPESSSGEETCISYNDPPPKYEEIVGVAPALGK is encoded by the exons TGTTCCTGGGGGCCAAGAACGCCCACTCAATTCTCAAACGCTTCCCCCGGGCCAACAGCTTCCTGGAGGAGTTCCGCCAGGGCACCATCGAGCGGGAGTGCATCGAGGAGATCTGCAGCTATGAGGAGGTCAAGGAGGTGTTTGAGAACAAGGAGAAAACG ATGGAGTTCTGGAAAGGATACACCAACTCCATATACTCCGTCAAGGACCCCGGGCAGGGCACGGAGCGCTCAGATGCCATGTATGTGGTGGTGCCTCTCCTGGGAGTGGCTCTGCTCATAGTCATTGCCCTGTTCATCATCTGGAGGTGTCAGCTACAGAAGGCCACGCGTCACCGTCCCTCATACGCCCAGAACCGCTACTTGGCCAGCCGAGCGGGCCGCAGCCTCCCCAGGGTCATGGTGTACCGAGAGACCTCTCACAGCCAGGGGGAAGGCCAGTCCCAGCGCGAGCCAGGCACCAGGGTGCCTGCTGATGGCAGAGCAGGAGGCACTCTTTATCCTCCGGAGCACTCCTTCTCCATCCTCTCCAGACTGTCTAgcgccacccctcccccttcctatGAGGAGGTGACCGGTCACCCGGAGAGCAGCAGTGGTGAGGAAACCTGCATCTCCTACAACGACCCACCGCCCAAATACGAAGAGATAGTGGGTGTGGCCCCTGCCTTGGGCAAATAG